A single region of the Thunnus maccoyii chromosome 10, fThuMac1.1, whole genome shotgun sequence genome encodes:
- the mrpl32 gene encoding 39S ribosomal protein L32, mitochondrial, with translation MMNLSALVHSLRCSLLHIESRLLQAAGLTLDRQLAPALAVNGPSLLPQLQPEVEEELEEQQSLEQPPGILDGILWMAVPKKRRTIEVNRTRRRADAKLLKVKNNIEPCPECGHLKQKHILCGFCYAKVCRETSLIRQQIKAMEGGPLRAPATETVVLYEGETPSQQDKDKRIVERSRKRPAWFSQ, from the exons atgatgaatttatCGGCGTTAGTGCACAGCCTCAGATGCTCTTTGCTCCACATTGAAAGCAGACTGCTGCAGGCAGCGGGACTAACATTAGACAGACAGCTGG CTCCAGCGCTGGCAGTGAACGGCCCCAGTCTGCTGCCTCAGCTTCAGCCTGAGGtcgaggaggagctggaggagcagcagagtcTGGAGCAGCCTCCTGGCATCCTGGACGGCATCCTGTGGATGGCAGTACCTAAGAAGAGACGCACCATAGAGGTTAACCGAACCAGGAGGAGAGCTGACGCCAAACTCCTAAAAGTCAAG aaTAACATTGAGCCGTGTCCAGAGTGTGGCCATCTGAAGCAGAAACACATCCTGTGTGGCTTCTGTTACGCTAAGGTGTGCAGGGAGACTTCTCTGATTCGCCAGCAGATTAAAGCAATGGAAGGCGGTCCGCTCAGGGCACCGGCTACAGAGACTGTCGTCCTGTATGAAGGCGAGACACCAAGCCAGCAGGACAAAGACAAGAGGATAGTGGAGAGATCCAGGAAGCGGCCTGCCTGGTTCAGCCAGTGA
- the psma2a gene encoding proteasome subunit alpha type-2 codes for MAERGYSFSLTTFSPSGKLVQIEYALAAVAAGAPSVGIKASNGVVLATEKKQKSILYDEQSVHKVEPITKHIGMVYSGMGPDYRVLVRRARKLAQQYFLVYQEPIPTGQLVQRVASVMQEYTQSGGVRPFGVSLLIAGWDEDHPYLFQSDPSGAYFAWKATAMGKNYVNGKTFLEKRYNNDLELEDAIHTAILTLKESFEGQMTEENIEVGICNEAGFKRLTPAEVKDYLAAIA; via the exons atggcgGAACGAGGCTACAGTTTCTCCCTCACCACATTTAG CCCTTCAGGTAAACTGGTCCAGATTGAATATGCCCTGGCAGCGGTAGCAGCTGGAGCACCTTCAGTCGGCATCAAAG cttCTAATGGAGTGGTCCTGGCgacagagaagaaacagaagtcCATTCTGTATGATGAGCAGAGCGTTCATAAAGTGGAGCCCATCACTAAACACATAGGCATGGTGTACAGCGGCATGGGGCCGGACTACAG GGTTTTGGTCCGACGAGCTCGGAAGTTGGCACAGCAGTACTTCCTGGTTTACCAGGAGCCAATCCCCACAGGCCAGCTCGTCCAGAGAGTGGCCTCTGTAATGCAGGAGTACACACAGTCTGG tgGAGTGCGTCCTTTCGGGGTGTCGTTGCTGATAGCTGGATGGGATGAAGACCACCCCTACTTGTTCCAGTCAGACCCCTCT GGTGCTTATTTTGCATGGAAAGCCACAGCCATGGGAAAGAACTACGTAAATGGAAAAACATTCCTTGAAAAAAG GTATAACAATGATCTGGAATTGGAAGATGCCATCCACACAGCCATCTTGACTCTGAAG GAGAGTTTCGAGGGTCAGATGACAGAGGAGAACATTGAGGTGGGGATCTGCAACGAAGCCGGCTTCAAAAGACTCACCCCAGCCGAGGTGAAAGACTACCTGGCAGCGATTGCGTGA